The Candidatus Syntrophosphaera sp. DNA window ACATTTACGATTGAGACACCGTGTTTGTTAAGAGGTAGACCAATAACTTCAGCTAAAACAGGTATAAGAAGATTTTCAGCATCTCCTTCGACTATTATCACTCCCTGCGCAAAGAATAGATTTGCTTTTGTAGCATCAAGGAATCTTTCTAAAAAATAAGCATCATCCTTTTCAATCTCAGTATATTGATTGTCCTTCTCGCGATTTCCGATGGGAAAGACATCTTGGTCTTTGCAAATTAGTAAGCTATTGAGAGGCACTGATGATCCTAAAACAACACTATGAGTTGTAAGAAAGACTTGCCCGTAAGCACCGAAGTCATCTGTGAAATACTTGAGTGTGTTAATCTGGTAGTGAGGATGTAGGTGAGCCTCCAGTTCCTCAATGATCGCAAGCTTTAGCCCAGTGTGCTTCTCTCGTTTCAATAACATCAACTCAGCTGCAATGTAAAGGAGGTTCATTAGCCCTAAACTTGGAGGATTATTGTCGATGTTTAGTGTTAAACGTTGAATTATCGCCCATAACTCAACACCTGACAATGTCACGAATGGTTCGATTTTCTTACCAGTAGAAGTAAATGAGGCCAGATTGTCCTTGATTGTTTTGATTATGGTCTTGCCGTTCTCCTGAATATGACGCCTTAAGAGAGTTTTAATGTTCTCAAGTTCTTCAGCGATAACCATTGAATCTGGGTCACCCTTTGAACGATAATCATCTATCAGAGGTTCAATCAGTTCCAGAGCCTCCTTGTTCATCTTGTCTGTGAACTCATGCTCTCCAGAAAAATAGTCTCTGATCCCAGAATCTGCCAAGTCTACCAATTTGCTAAGAGGATGATCTTTCTCTTCTTGTTTTGTTTTACATTTAAACTCACTACGGCTCTTGAGTAACTGAGCAAATCTTGATCTTCTCCCTGCAGCCATCTCCATTTCAGCATCTCTTAATGGTTTTAAATAAGTAACTCTGAGTAGATCTCTCGCTCCAGCATCTAGCTGGGTTCCGACATTATCCATCCCTGCCCGAATCTCTTGTATTATCCGATTATCTTTTCTTTCAGCACTCAGCCATATTTTCAATACATACTCGTTATTGTCATCAAAACCGATCCATTCCAAGAAGTTCCCCGCTTCAGCATCAGTAAAACCCTTGAATTCGCATTCGATCTTCAATGAGTTTACACGATTATCATTGCTATAGTGAAAATCGATCTCATCAATTCTGGTGAAATCGTAACTCTGCGTTTGAAGCACATACCTTATAGCATCAACAATGGAGGTCTTACCCGATTCATTCTCCCCTATAAGTACGTTGAGCCCTTTGCTAAACTCGATAACGATGCCTGGATTATCATCTGAGCCACCGTATTTACGAAAATTAGTAATTGATAGCTTGAACAGATACATTTATCCTCCGTATTGATTATTTCTACACATCCAATCCCGCCCCGTATTCCTTCAGCCACTGAACTTGTTTCTGATAATCCGGAACGATCTTATCCACTTCATTCCAGAAGTCTTTGCTGTGCCGTTTATGCTCGAAATGTGCCAGTTCGTGCACGATCAGGTAATTGATCACACTCACAGGTGCCATCATGATCTTCCAATTGAAATTGACTTTAGGTCGTTTAACTGAACATGAAGCCCATCTATTCTTCAGATCGATGATTGAGATTGCCTCTACACTTATCCCCATCATCTGCGCAAAACGTTGCACTCTGGGTTCGATAAACACCCTTCCTCGATGGCGATAGAATTCCTTGAACATATCTCTCAGCTTATCTTCAGAGCCTTCCGGGGCATAGAAATGCCTGCCTCTGAACTGGATACTCTCGACCTCATCGCTATATTGCAAATAGTAGTTCCGTCCCAAATAAAGAAAGGACTGACCATTAACAAGCTCTCGTCTAATTGCCTTTTCATTCAGCAGGGCACGCTTAGCCTGGTACTTGTGTATCTTATACTCGTTCTTGCTGAGCAGGTTTTGCACGTCACTATCGCTTGTCCCCAATGGTACGATCACAGTAATAGAGCTATCCCTCTCGATATAGATCGATGCTGTCTTGCGCTTGCTATGCCTTACTACAATCTTATAATTGAGGCTCATGAACCCTTCACCTCGGCTTCCCGTTTATGAGCCAGATTGATCAGCTCTGCCGTCAGCTTTGCTGCCACTTCCTGCAGCGGCTCTATCCCGCAATATTCAAGCTCGTCCCTGATATCGCCTTCCAATCGTCTGCGTTCATTGGGCTTCTGCCAGAAGTTGGGTATCGAGAGTGATTCTTTGATCCTGCTATAGATGAATTCTGACAGCTTTGCGGCGCTAATTGCTTCCTTGCTGTCCACTGCTATCCCTGCTTCCATCAGCATCAGGTCCAGAAATGGCATCACGGGACAATCCACAATGCCCGCTTCATCAGCTCTGCCTTTGCCAATATCCTCTCTCAGCTTGGTGAGCTCCTCGATGATTCTATCCCAGTGTTCCCTATACGAATCCAAAATCTTCTGCAGCCGTTCATGGAATCCTGTATAGAGAGCGGGGTCTTTCTCCATGTTAACTTTGATATGCCAGCGGATGGCATGCTCCATCTCAGACGCTTTGGCTTTTCCGGTTTTGTTATGATCACGCATCTGCTTGGGAAACTCATCAGATAGCAGCTTGGCAGGCGCAATCTTGGGATTGATCCCTTCTGAGATCAGGTATTTATCGATCAATCTGCGCACCTTAGCCCCTGCCCATTTCAAAT harbors:
- a CDS encoding AAA family ATPase, yielding MYLFKLSITNFRKYGGSDDNPGIVIEFSKGLNVLIGENESGKTSIVDAIRYVLQTQSYDFTRIDEIDFHYSNDNRVNSLKIECEFKGFTDAEAGNFLEWIGFDDNNEYVLKIWLSAERKDNRIIQEIRAGMDNVGTQLDAGARDLLRVTYLKPLRDAEMEMAAGRRSRFAQLLKSRSEFKCKTKQEEKDHPLSKLVDLADSGIRDYFSGEHEFTDKMNKEALELIEPLIDDYRSKGDPDSMVIAEELENIKTLLRRHIQENGKTIIKTIKDNLASFTSTGKKIEPFVTLSGVELWAIIQRLTLNIDNNPPSLGLMNLLYIAAELMLLKREKHTGLKLAIIEELEAHLHPHYQINTLKYFTDDFGAYGQVFLTTHSVVLGSSVPLNSLLICKDQDVFPIGNREKDNQYTEIEKDDAYFLERFLDATKANLFFAQGVIIVEGDAENLLIPVLAEVIGLPLNKHGVSIVNVGSTAWKRYVKIFERTDGKVMPVKVAVISDGDVPCREYLKENPPEVYCQELGNGVVAIETEKNRFITLIKPFEQATSSIPAKSKLKEEHIIQYMDLVKQKKKESEYIPKNGNIRVFTNEWTLEYHLAKSKLNDDLLSAMKQARELAGVSVDLPDGSSIAYRFMKPFLGHLSKALTAQFLAKTLLDKKNDLREAIENDDQLKYMVNAIKFSCGKGI
- a CDS encoding M48 family metallopeptidase, with protein sequence MSLNYKIVVRHSKRKTASIYIERDSSITVIVPLGTSDSDVQNLLSKNEYKIHKYQAKRALLNEKAIRRELVNGQSFLYLGRNYYLQYSDEVESIQFRGRHFYAPEGSEDKLRDMFKEFYRHRGRVFIEPRVQRFAQMMGISVEAISIIDLKNRWASCSVKRPKVNFNWKIMMAPVSVINYLIVHELAHFEHKRHSKDFWNEVDKIVPDYQKQVQWLKEYGAGLDV